A single Lolium perenne isolate Kyuss_39 chromosome 6, Kyuss_2.0, whole genome shotgun sequence DNA region contains:
- the LOC127308992 gene encoding transcription termination factor MTEF18, mitochondrial-like, producing MLRRRTILTRLLSSPSTSPIASLHRLLSAAAPAASPNPSFAVEDYLVGTCGLTRAQALKASAKLSHLKSPTNPDAVLAFLAGLSLSSADVASAVAKDPKLLCTNVEKTLAPVVAGLAGHGLAQAEIARFFSLGRSISRCRSVVSNLPYYVSLVGSVENLFRFLKKSSGLLGCSLEKVVKPNVVFLRKCGLGDCDISKLFLSTPRLFCANPEYVQAMVASAQGLGVPPGSPMFRHMLHAVAFLSEEKIAAKLEYLKNTFRWSDAQVRIAVCKAPAVLLRSKESLQSRSKFLISDAGLAPAYIAQRSVMLNYSLEGRIRPRYYVLKFLKENGLLPQDRDYYSVLMISEKVFMEKFICPHKEAAPKLAQDYAAACIGKMPTRFRFT from the coding sequence ATGCTCCGACGACGCACCATCCTCACCCGCCTCCTCTCTTCTCCCTCCACCTCGCCCATAGCAtctctccaccgcctcctctccgCCGCGGCGCCCGCCgcttccccaaaccctagcttcgccGTGGAGGACTACCTCGTCGGCACCTGCGGTCTCACCCGAGCCCAGGCGCTCAAGGCCTCCGCCAAGCTCTCCCACCTCAAGTCCCCCACCAATCCCGACGCCGTCCTCGCCTTCCTCGCCGGCCTCAGCCTCTCGAGCGCCGACGTGGCCTCCGCTGTCGCCAAGGACCCCAAGTTACTCTGCACGAACGTGGAGAAAACCCTGGCCCCCGTCGTCGCCGGGCTCGCCGGCCACGGCCTCGCACAGGCTGAGATCGCGCGCTTCTTCTCGCTCGGCCGCTCCATCTCCCGCTGCAGGTCCGTGGTCTCCAATCTACCCTACTACGTGTCGCTCGTCGGCTCCGTCGAGAACCTCTTCAGGTTTCTCAAGAAGAGCTCCGGTCTCCTGGGATGCAGCCTCGAGAAGGTGGTCAAGCCTAATGTCGTGTTCCTGCGGAAATGCGGGCTCGGTGATTGCGATATTTCCAAGCTGTTCCTCTCTACGCCGCGGTTGTTCTGCGCCAACCCGGAGTACGTCCAGGCGATGGTGGCGTCTGCCCAAGGTCTTGGTGTACCCCCTGGCTCTCCGATGTTCAGGCACATGCTGCATGCTGTCGCATTTCTCAGCGAGGAGAAGATTGCCGCCAAACTGGAGTACCTGAAGAACACGTTCAGGTGGTCGGATGCTCAAGTGCGCATTGCTGTTTGTAAGGCCCCAGCGGTGCTCTTGAGATCTAAGGAGTCTCTGCAGAGCAGGTCAAAGTTCCTCATCTCTGATGCGGGGTTGGCACCGGCATACATTGCTCAGCGCTCTGTAATGCTCAATTACAGCCTGGAGGGACGGATCAGACCCCGGTACTATGTCCTTAAGTTTCTTAAGGaaaatggattgctacctcaagaCCGAGACTACTATAGTGTTCTCATGATCAGTGAGAAGGTATTCATGGAGAAGTTCATATGCCCTCACAAGGAAGCTGCACCGAAACTCGCTCAAGACTATGCAGCGGCTTGTATTGGGAAAATGCCGACCAGATTCAGATTTACATGA